One Silene latifolia isolate original U9 population chromosome 4, ASM4854445v1, whole genome shotgun sequence DNA segment encodes these proteins:
- the LOC141651988 gene encoding uncharacterized protein LOC141651988: MSHSRLNPIINLKLIIDKHSKQLLFAEANNDFVDFLFNIPSLPIASFLNLPKTNEKNRIVAEGSLGNIYNTIKNMDSSHFQWVNTRETLIERINSSNSLQPGRGDHVHVGKYMVMDDLTVEPMSTISLLNRLNKLGDYSSDVNKLDQKEVRVEKLAVKRLLKESLVTKKVLSTVFLGNKYKDDEDIERREDYVNVGGRRPDYYSDAYYNSHNNSYN, from the exons ATGTCACATTCCAGGCTGAATCCCATAATTAATTTGAAGCTTATAATCGATAAACACTCAAAACAACTCCTCTTCGCCGAAGCCAACAATGATTTCGTCGATTTTCTCTTCAATATTCCGTCTTTACCCATTGCTTCCTTCCTTAACCTTCCCAAAACTAATGAAAAAAACCGTATTGTAGCTGAGGGTAGTTTGGGTAATATCTATAACACCATCAAAAAcatggattcttctcattttcaaTGGGTAAATACGAGGGAAACCCTAATCGAGCGTATAAACTCGTCAAACAGTCTCCAGCCCGGACGTGGTGATCATGTTCATGTTGGTAAGTATATGGTTATGGATGATTTGACCGTCGAGCCCATGTCAACGATTTCGCTGCTTAATCGTCTCAATAAGCTTGGTGATTATAGTTCCGACGTGAACAAGTTGGACCAAAAAGAGGTTCGGGTTGAAAAACTCGCG GTTAAGAGATTGCTGAAGGAATCACTGGTGACTAAAAAGGTATTAAGCACGGTATTTCTTGGAAATAAATATAAAGACGATGAAGACATAGAACGTCGTGAAGACTATGTTAATGTTGGTGGCCGTAGACCTGATTATTATAGTGATGCCTACTATAATTCTCATAATAACAGCTACAATTAG